The following coding sequences are from one Mastomys coucha isolate ucsf_1 unplaced genomic scaffold, UCSF_Mcou_1 pScaffold9, whole genome shotgun sequence window:
- the LOC116085278 gene encoding uncharacterized protein LOC116085278, with protein MDFGTLRAWNPCSAAEEPSLARPCIIALAAFPDRRGSGVVYPERLGTQKGFWDLLSSSAVQEREQSTGLSRNHRPVIFPNPEDGLCTPKPQPHSSQTCRSSRGRESLCTRSQPKGEERSALFGLHRFDPEINCQGLHDIPYQSQANCHNESWAGCQDRLPDSCYSFILKDLDRRNQMPVLKASWPVRASFSEKQKPMPAPSQSRQVDDIISIEEGSRWILKNKQ; from the exons ATGGACTTCGGTACCCTGAGGGCCTGGAACCCCTGTTCT GCTGCGGAGGAACCGTCCCTGGCCCGGCCCTGCATTATAGCTTTGGCTGCGTTTCcagacagaagaggaagtggcGTTGTGTACCCAGAGCGGCTTGGCACACAGAAGGGGTTCTGGGATCTATTATCTTCCAGCGCGGTGCAGGAAAGAGAACAAAGCACAGGGCTGTCCAGAAACCACAGACCTGTAATCTTTCCAAATCCTGAAGACGGCCTGTGCACCCCCAAACCCCAACCACACAGCTCCCAAACCTGTCGTTCTTCTAGAGGCAGGGAGAGCCTGTGTACCAGATCACAGccaaaaggggaagaaagatctgCTCTGTTTGGTCTCCATAGATTCGACCCAGAGATTAACTGCCAAGGTCTCCATGACATACCATATCAATCACAGGCTAACTGTCATAATGAGAGCTGGGCAGGCTGTCAAGACAGGCTTCCAGATTCCTGCTACAGCTTCATCCTTAAAGATTTGGACCGGAGGAATCAAATGCCAGTTTTGAAGGCTTCTTGGCCTGTGAGAGCATCCTTCTCAGAGAAACAGAAGCCAATGCCGGCACCTTCACAAAGCAGACAGGTCGATGACATAATTAGCATAGAGGAAGGAAGTAGATGGATACTAAAGAACAAACAATAA